One stretch of Callospermophilus lateralis isolate mCalLat2 chromosome 11, mCalLat2.hap1, whole genome shotgun sequence DNA includes these proteins:
- the Tmem94 gene encoding transmembrane protein 94 isoform X2, translated as MDLKEKHLGEPPVALGLSTWKALSVLKEQLEAVLEGHLKEQKKYLTWKEAWRSSFLHHSNRCSCFHWPGASLMLLAVLLLLGCYGGQPAGSHGVELVNASALFLLLLLNLVLIGRQDRLKRREVERRLRGIIDQIQDALRDSKEIKWPNALYPDLHMPFAPSWSLHWAYRDGHLVNLPVSLLVEGDIIALRPGQESFASLRGIKDDEHIVLEPGDLFPPFSPPPSPRGEVKKGPQNPQQHRLFRVLETPVIDNIRWCLDMALSRPVTALDNERFTVQSAMLHYAVPVVLAGFLITNALRCMFSAPGVTSWQYTLLQLQVNGMLPILPLLFPVLWVLATACGEARVLAQMSKASPSSLLAKFSEDTLSSYTEAVSSQEMLRCIWGHFLRVIQGTSPTLSHSASLLHSLGSVTVLCCVDKQGILSWPNPSPETVLFFSGKVEPPHSSHEDLTDDLSTRSFCHPEVEEEPHERDALLTGSLSNTLHLSNEQERGDWPGDGPKPPEAYSYHKAHGRNKHPSGSNVSFSRDTEGGEEGPGKGHPGTEAEPYEAEDFVCDYHLEMLSLSQDQQNPSCIQFDDSNWQLHLTSLKPLGLNVLLNLCNASVTERLCRFSDHLCHVALQESHRTVLPVHVPWGLCELARLIGFTPGAKELFKQENHLALYRLPSAETVKETLLGRPSCVTKRRPPLSHMISLFIKDTATSTEQMLSHGTADVVLEACTDFWDGADIYPLSGSDRKKVLDFYQRACLSGYCSAFAYKPMNCALSSQLNGKCIELVQVPGQSSIFTMCELPSTIPIKQNTRRNSWSSDEGIGEVLEKEDCMQALSGQIFMGMVSSQYQARLDIVRLIDGLVNACIRFVYFSLEDELKSKVFAEKMGLETGWNCHISLTPNGDMPGSEIPPSSPSHAGSLHDDLNQVSRDDVEGLLLMEEEGHSDLISFQPTDSDIPSFLEDCNRAKLPRGIHQVRPHLQNIDNVPLLVPLFTDCTPETMCEMIKIMQEYGEVTCCLGSSANLRNSCLFLQSDVSIALDPLYPSRCSWETFGYATSTSMAQASDGLSPLQLSGQLNSLPCSLTFRQEETISIIRLIEQARHATYGIRKCFLFLLQCQLTLVVIQFLSCLVQLPPLLSTTDILWLSCFCYPLLSISLLGKPPHSSIMSMATGKNLQSIPKKTQHYFLLCFLLKFSLTISSCLICFGFTLQSFCDSAQARNLTNCSSIMLRSNDERAPAWFEDFANGLLSAQKLTAALIVLHTVFISITHVHRTKPLWRKSPLTNLWWAMTVPVVLLGQVVQTAVDLQLWTHRDSHIHFGLEDVPLLTWLLGCLSLVLVVVTNEIVKLHEIRVRVRYQKRQKLQFETKLGMNSPF; from the exons CCATGGGGTGGAGCTGGTGAATGCCTCTGCGCTATTCCTGCTGCTGCTTCTCAACCTGGTTCTCATTGGGCGGCAAGATCGGCTGAAGCGCAGGGAGGTGGAGCGCAGGCTTCGGGGAATCATCGACCAAATTCAAG ATGCCCTCAGGGATAGCAAGGAAATCAAGTGGCCGAATGCCCTGTACCCAGACCTCCACATGCCTTTTGCCCCATCCTGGTCTCTGCACTGGGCCTACAGAGACGGACACCTCGTCAACTTGCCTGTTAGCCTGTTGGTGGAAGGTGACATCATAGCCCTGAGGCCTGGCCAGGAATCCTTCGCCTCTCTGAGGGGTATCAAG GATGATGAGCACATTGTCCTGGAGCCAGGAGACctgttccctcccttctctcccccgCCCTCGCCCCGGGGAGAAGTGAAGAAAGGACCACAGAACCCCCAGCAGCACCGGCTCTTCCGAGTCCTGGAGACCCCTGTGATTGACAACATCAG GTGGTGCCTGGACATGGCCCTGTCCCGCCCAGTCACTGCACTGGACAACGAGAGGTTCACAGTGCAGTCAGCAATGCTGCATTATGCTGTCCCCGTGGTCCTG GCTGGCTTTCTCATCACCAATGCCCTGCGCTGCATGTTCAGTGCCCCTGGGGTCACCTCCTGGCAGTACACTCTCCTCCAGCTCCAG GTGAATGGCATGCTGCCCATACTCCCGCTGCTTTTCCCAGTCCTCTGGGTCCTGGCGACTGCCTGTGGTGAAGCCCGCGTCTTGGCCCAGATGAGCAAGGCCTCACCCAGCTCCCTG CTGGCCAAGTTCTCAGAGGACACTCTCAGCAGCTACACAGAAGCCGTCTCCTCGCAG GAGATGCTGCGCTGCATTTGGGGCCATTTCCTGAGGGTGATTCAAGGGACATCGCCAACACTGAGCCACAGTGCCAGCCTATTGCATAGCCTGGGCTCTGTCACG GTTCTATGCTGTGTAGACAAACAGGGGATCCTGTCATGGCCAAATCCTAGCCCAGAGACTGTGCTCTTCTTCAGTGGGAAGGTCGAGCCTCCTCATAGCAGCCATGAGGATCTTACAGATGACCTGTCCACCCGCTCCTTCTGCCATCCTGAGGTAGAGGAAGAG CCCCATGAACGAGATGCCCTCCTGACTGGCTCCCTGAGCAACACCCTGCACCTTTCCAATGAGCAGGAGCGCGGCGACTGGCCTGGTGATGGTCCCAAGCCCCCCGAGGCCTACTCTTACCACAAAGCACACGGCCGCAACAAACACCCATCTGGCTCCAATGTGAGCTTCAGCAGGGACACTGAGGGCGGCGAGGAAGGTCCTGGAAAG GGCCACCCTGGCACAGAGGCCGAGCCCTATGAAGCAGAGGACTTTGTGTGTGACTACCACTTGGAGATGCTGAGCCTGTCCCAGGACCAGCAGAACCCCTCCTGCATCCAGTTTGATGACTCCAACTGGCAGCTCCACCTTACTTCTCTCAAGCCCCTGGGCCTCAACGTGCTGCTGAACCTGTGTAATGCCAGTGTCACTGAGCGCTTGTGTCGCTTCTCGGACCACCTGTGTCACGTTGCCCTGCAGGAGAGCCACCGCACTGTGTTGCCTGTGCACGTGCCCTGGGGCCTCTGCGAGCTGGCCCGCCTCATCG GCTTCACTCCAGGGGCCAAGGAACTCTTCAAGCAGGAAAACCACCTGGCGCTCTACCGCCTCCCCAGTGCTGAGACTGTGAAGGAGACTTTGCTGGGGCGGCCATCCTGTGTCACCAAGCGGCGCCCCCCACTCAGCCACATGATCAGCCTCTTCATCAAGGACACTGCCACCA GCACAGAGCAGATGCTATCCCATGGCACTGCTGATGTGGTCTTGGAAGCCTGCACAGACTTCTGGGATGGAGCTGACATCTACCCGCTTTCAGGATCTGACAG AAAGAAAGTGCTGGATTTCTACCAGCGAGCCTGCCTGTCTGGTTATTGCTCTGCCTTCGCCTACAAGCCCATGAACTGTGCCCTGTCCTCTCAGCTCAATGGCAAGTGCATTGAGCTGGTGCAGGTGCCTGGCCAGAGCAGCATCTTCACCATGTGCGAGCTGCCCAGCACCATCCCTATCAAGCAGAACACCCGCCGCAACAGCTGGAGCTCCGATG AAGGGATCGGGGAGGTGCTGGAGAAGGAAGACTGCATGCAGGCCCTGAGCGGCCAGATCTTCATGGGCATGGTGTCCTCCCAGTACCAGGCCCGACTGGACATCGTGCGCCTCATCGATGGGCTGGTCAATGCCTGCATCCGCTTCGTCTACTTCTCTTTGGAGGATGAGCTCAAAAGCAAG GTGTTTGCAGAAAAGATGGGTCTGGAGACAGGCTGGAACTGCCACATCTCCCTCACACCCAATGGTGACATGCCTGGCTCCGAGATCCCTCCCTCTAGCCCCAGCCATGCAGGCTCCCTGCATGATGACCTGAATCAGG TGTCCCGAGATGATGTGGAAGGGCTCCTCCTCATGGAAGAGGAGGGTCACTCCGACCTCATCAGCTTCCAGCCTACGGACAGTGACATCCCCAGCTTCCTGGAGGACTGCAACCGG GCCAAGCTGCCCCGGGGCATCCACCAGGTGCGGCCCCACCTGCAGAACATTGACAATGTGCCCTTGCTGGTGCCCCTCTTCACTGACTGTACCCCTGAGA CCATGTGTGAGATGATAAAGATCATGCAGGAGTATGGGGAGGTGACCTGCTGCCTGGGCAGCTCCGCCAACCTGAGGAACAGCTGCCTCTTCCTCCAGAGTGATGTCAG CATTGCCCTGGATCCCCTGTACCCGTCCCGCTGTTCCTGGGAGACCTTTGGCTACGCCACCAGCACCAGCATGGCTCAGGCTTCCGATGGCCTTTCTCCCCTGCAGCTGTCAGGGCAGCTCAATAGCCTGCCCTGCTCCCTGACCTTTCGCCAGGAGGAAACCATCAGCATCATCAGGCTTATCGAGCAG GCTCGGCATGCCACCTACGGCATCCGTAAGTGCTTCCTCTTCCTGCTACAGTGCCAGCTGACCCTCGTGGTCATCCAG TTCCTTTCATGCCTGGTCCAGCTGCCACCACTTCTGAGTACCACAGACATCCTGTGGCTGTCCTGCTTTTGCTACCCTCTGCTCAG CATCTCTCTGCTGGGGAAGCCACCCCATAGCTCCATCATGTCAATGGCTACAGGGAAAAACCTTCAGTCCATTCCTAAGAAG ACCCAGCACTACTTCCTGCTCTGCTTCTTACTCAAGTTTAGCCTCACCATCAGCTCGTGTCTCATCTGCTTTGGCTTCACGCTGCAGAGCTTCTGTGACAGTGCCCAGGCCCGCAACCTCACCAACTGCTCCTCTATCATGCTGCGTAG TAACGATGAAAGGGCTCCAGCCTGGTTTGAGGACTTTGCCAATGGACTACTGtcagctcagaagctcacagctgCTCTAATTGTCCTGCACACTG TCTTCATCTCCATCACCCATGTGCATcgcaccaagcctctgtggagaaagAGCCCTTTGACAAACCTTTGGTGGGCCATGACGGTGCCTGTGGT GCTGCTGGGTCAGGTGGTGCAGACAGCTGTGGACCTGCAGCTGTGGACACATAGGGATAGCCACATCCACTTTGGTCTGGAGGATGTACCCCTGCTGACATGGCTCCTGGGCTGCCTGTCCCTAGTCCTTGTGGTGGTCACCAATGAGATTGTAAAGCTGCATGAGATTCG GGTCCGCGTCCGTTACCAGAAGCGACAGAAGCTACAGTTTGAAACCAAGCTGGGCATGAACTCTCCCTTCTGA
- the Tmem94 gene encoding transmembrane protein 94 isoform X4, translating into MDLKEKHLQGEPPVALGLSTWKALSVLKEQLEAVLEGHLKEQKKYLTWKEAWRSSFLHHSNRCSCFHWPGASLMLLAVLLLLGCYGGQPAGSHGVELVNASALFLLLLLNLVLIGRQDRLKRREVERRLRGIIDQIQDALRDSKEIKWPNALYPDLHMPFAPSWSLHWAYRDGHLVNLPVSLLVEGDIIALRPGQESFASLRGIKDDEHIVLEPGDLFPPFSPPPSPRGEVKKGPQNPQQHRLFRVLETPVIDNIRWCLDMALSRPVTALDNERFTVQSAMLHYAVPVVLVNGMLPILPLLFPVLWVLATACGEARVLAQMSKASPSSLLAKFSEDTLSSYTEAVSSQEMLRCIWGHFLRVIQGTSPTLSHSASLLHSLGSVTVLCCVDKQGILSWPNPSPETVLFFSGKVEPPHSSHEDLTDDLSTRSFCHPEVEEEPHERDALLTGSLSNTLHLSNEQERGDWPGDGPKPPEAYSYHKAHGRNKHPSGSNVSFSRDTEGGEEGPGKGHPGTEAEPYEAEDFVCDYHLEMLSLSQDQQNPSCIQFDDSNWQLHLTSLKPLGLNVLLNLCNASVTERLCRFSDHLCHVALQESHRTVLPVHVPWGLCELARLIGFTPGAKELFKQENHLALYRLPSAETVKETLLGRPSCVTKRRPPLSHMISLFIKDTATSTEQMLSHGTADVVLEACTDFWDGADIYPLSGSDRKKVLDFYQRACLSGYCSAFAYKPMNCALSSQLNGKCIELVQVPGQSSIFTMCELPSTIPIKQNTRRNSWSSDEGIGEVLEKEDCMQALSGQIFMGMVSSQYQARLDIVRLIDGLVNACIRFVYFSLEDELKSKVFAEKMGLETGWNCHISLTPNGDMPGSEIPPSSPSHAGSLHDDLNQVSRDDVEGLLLMEEEGHSDLISFQPTDSDIPSFLEDCNRAKLPRGIHQVRPHLQNIDNVPLLVPLFTDCTPETMCEMIKIMQEYGEVTCCLGSSANLRNSCLFLQSDVSIALDPLYPSRCSWETFGYATSTSMAQASDGLSPLQLSGQLNSLPCSLTFRQEETISIIRLIEQARHATYGIRKCFLFLLQCQLTLVVIQFLSCLVQLPPLLSTTDILWLSCFCYPLLSISLLGKPPHSSIMSMATGKNLQSIPKKTQHYFLLCFLLKFSLTISSCLICFGFTLQSFCDSAQARNLTNCSSIMLRSNDERAPAWFEDFANGLLSAQKLTAALIVLHTVFISITHVHRTKPLWRKSPLTNLWWAMTVPVVLLGQVVQTAVDLQLWTHRDSHIHFGLEDVPLLTWLLGCLSLVLVVVTNEIVKLHEIRVRVRYQKRQKLQFETKLGMNSPF; encoded by the exons CCATGGGGTGGAGCTGGTGAATGCCTCTGCGCTATTCCTGCTGCTGCTTCTCAACCTGGTTCTCATTGGGCGGCAAGATCGGCTGAAGCGCAGGGAGGTGGAGCGCAGGCTTCGGGGAATCATCGACCAAATTCAAG ATGCCCTCAGGGATAGCAAGGAAATCAAGTGGCCGAATGCCCTGTACCCAGACCTCCACATGCCTTTTGCCCCATCCTGGTCTCTGCACTGGGCCTACAGAGACGGACACCTCGTCAACTTGCCTGTTAGCCTGTTGGTGGAAGGTGACATCATAGCCCTGAGGCCTGGCCAGGAATCCTTCGCCTCTCTGAGGGGTATCAAG GATGATGAGCACATTGTCCTGGAGCCAGGAGACctgttccctcccttctctcccccgCCCTCGCCCCGGGGAGAAGTGAAGAAAGGACCACAGAACCCCCAGCAGCACCGGCTCTTCCGAGTCCTGGAGACCCCTGTGATTGACAACATCAG GTGGTGCCTGGACATGGCCCTGTCCCGCCCAGTCACTGCACTGGACAACGAGAGGTTCACAGTGCAGTCAGCAATGCTGCATTATGCTGTCCCCGTGGTCCTG GTGAATGGCATGCTGCCCATACTCCCGCTGCTTTTCCCAGTCCTCTGGGTCCTGGCGACTGCCTGTGGTGAAGCCCGCGTCTTGGCCCAGATGAGCAAGGCCTCACCCAGCTCCCTG CTGGCCAAGTTCTCAGAGGACACTCTCAGCAGCTACACAGAAGCCGTCTCCTCGCAG GAGATGCTGCGCTGCATTTGGGGCCATTTCCTGAGGGTGATTCAAGGGACATCGCCAACACTGAGCCACAGTGCCAGCCTATTGCATAGCCTGGGCTCTGTCACG GTTCTATGCTGTGTAGACAAACAGGGGATCCTGTCATGGCCAAATCCTAGCCCAGAGACTGTGCTCTTCTTCAGTGGGAAGGTCGAGCCTCCTCATAGCAGCCATGAGGATCTTACAGATGACCTGTCCACCCGCTCCTTCTGCCATCCTGAGGTAGAGGAAGAG CCCCATGAACGAGATGCCCTCCTGACTGGCTCCCTGAGCAACACCCTGCACCTTTCCAATGAGCAGGAGCGCGGCGACTGGCCTGGTGATGGTCCCAAGCCCCCCGAGGCCTACTCTTACCACAAAGCACACGGCCGCAACAAACACCCATCTGGCTCCAATGTGAGCTTCAGCAGGGACACTGAGGGCGGCGAGGAAGGTCCTGGAAAG GGCCACCCTGGCACAGAGGCCGAGCCCTATGAAGCAGAGGACTTTGTGTGTGACTACCACTTGGAGATGCTGAGCCTGTCCCAGGACCAGCAGAACCCCTCCTGCATCCAGTTTGATGACTCCAACTGGCAGCTCCACCTTACTTCTCTCAAGCCCCTGGGCCTCAACGTGCTGCTGAACCTGTGTAATGCCAGTGTCACTGAGCGCTTGTGTCGCTTCTCGGACCACCTGTGTCACGTTGCCCTGCAGGAGAGCCACCGCACTGTGTTGCCTGTGCACGTGCCCTGGGGCCTCTGCGAGCTGGCCCGCCTCATCG GCTTCACTCCAGGGGCCAAGGAACTCTTCAAGCAGGAAAACCACCTGGCGCTCTACCGCCTCCCCAGTGCTGAGACTGTGAAGGAGACTTTGCTGGGGCGGCCATCCTGTGTCACCAAGCGGCGCCCCCCACTCAGCCACATGATCAGCCTCTTCATCAAGGACACTGCCACCA GCACAGAGCAGATGCTATCCCATGGCACTGCTGATGTGGTCTTGGAAGCCTGCACAGACTTCTGGGATGGAGCTGACATCTACCCGCTTTCAGGATCTGACAG AAAGAAAGTGCTGGATTTCTACCAGCGAGCCTGCCTGTCTGGTTATTGCTCTGCCTTCGCCTACAAGCCCATGAACTGTGCCCTGTCCTCTCAGCTCAATGGCAAGTGCATTGAGCTGGTGCAGGTGCCTGGCCAGAGCAGCATCTTCACCATGTGCGAGCTGCCCAGCACCATCCCTATCAAGCAGAACACCCGCCGCAACAGCTGGAGCTCCGATG AAGGGATCGGGGAGGTGCTGGAGAAGGAAGACTGCATGCAGGCCCTGAGCGGCCAGATCTTCATGGGCATGGTGTCCTCCCAGTACCAGGCCCGACTGGACATCGTGCGCCTCATCGATGGGCTGGTCAATGCCTGCATCCGCTTCGTCTACTTCTCTTTGGAGGATGAGCTCAAAAGCAAG GTGTTTGCAGAAAAGATGGGTCTGGAGACAGGCTGGAACTGCCACATCTCCCTCACACCCAATGGTGACATGCCTGGCTCCGAGATCCCTCCCTCTAGCCCCAGCCATGCAGGCTCCCTGCATGATGACCTGAATCAGG TGTCCCGAGATGATGTGGAAGGGCTCCTCCTCATGGAAGAGGAGGGTCACTCCGACCTCATCAGCTTCCAGCCTACGGACAGTGACATCCCCAGCTTCCTGGAGGACTGCAACCGG GCCAAGCTGCCCCGGGGCATCCACCAGGTGCGGCCCCACCTGCAGAACATTGACAATGTGCCCTTGCTGGTGCCCCTCTTCACTGACTGTACCCCTGAGA CCATGTGTGAGATGATAAAGATCATGCAGGAGTATGGGGAGGTGACCTGCTGCCTGGGCAGCTCCGCCAACCTGAGGAACAGCTGCCTCTTCCTCCAGAGTGATGTCAG CATTGCCCTGGATCCCCTGTACCCGTCCCGCTGTTCCTGGGAGACCTTTGGCTACGCCACCAGCACCAGCATGGCTCAGGCTTCCGATGGCCTTTCTCCCCTGCAGCTGTCAGGGCAGCTCAATAGCCTGCCCTGCTCCCTGACCTTTCGCCAGGAGGAAACCATCAGCATCATCAGGCTTATCGAGCAG GCTCGGCATGCCACCTACGGCATCCGTAAGTGCTTCCTCTTCCTGCTACAGTGCCAGCTGACCCTCGTGGTCATCCAG TTCCTTTCATGCCTGGTCCAGCTGCCACCACTTCTGAGTACCACAGACATCCTGTGGCTGTCCTGCTTTTGCTACCCTCTGCTCAG CATCTCTCTGCTGGGGAAGCCACCCCATAGCTCCATCATGTCAATGGCTACAGGGAAAAACCTTCAGTCCATTCCTAAGAAG ACCCAGCACTACTTCCTGCTCTGCTTCTTACTCAAGTTTAGCCTCACCATCAGCTCGTGTCTCATCTGCTTTGGCTTCACGCTGCAGAGCTTCTGTGACAGTGCCCAGGCCCGCAACCTCACCAACTGCTCCTCTATCATGCTGCGTAG TAACGATGAAAGGGCTCCAGCCTGGTTTGAGGACTTTGCCAATGGACTACTGtcagctcagaagctcacagctgCTCTAATTGTCCTGCACACTG TCTTCATCTCCATCACCCATGTGCATcgcaccaagcctctgtggagaaagAGCCCTTTGACAAACCTTTGGTGGGCCATGACGGTGCCTGTGGT GCTGCTGGGTCAGGTGGTGCAGACAGCTGTGGACCTGCAGCTGTGGACACATAGGGATAGCCACATCCACTTTGGTCTGGAGGATGTACCCCTGCTGACATGGCTCCTGGGCTGCCTGTCCCTAGTCCTTGTGGTGGTCACCAATGAGATTGTAAAGCTGCATGAGATTCG GGTCCGCGTCCGTTACCAGAAGCGACAGAAGCTACAGTTTGAAACCAAGCTGGGCATGAACTCTCCCTTCTGA